The following are encoded together in the Syngnathus typhle isolate RoL2023-S1 ecotype Sweden linkage group LG5, RoL_Styp_1.0, whole genome shotgun sequence genome:
- the zgc:113436 gene encoding gypsy retrotransposon integrase-like protein 1 isoform X2 → MLSVDVLQVAEEEVVESSSSKLGDIYTFVAKGCFPQSMNPLRKKNLKRYAQKFIIDDAKLYYVGPKKEEKREVVIEAERKRQIFLDCHFNDIGHHLGQKKTVHRIQSKYYWLGIIKDVVDWIKVCETCQHAERNKNLARTVRPIKVDAPWDIVGIDIIGPFPETQQLNTHATVLIDYFSKWPEAFPLQKTDAVSIARCISKCMSRFGSPKTIVCTQSPDFCNEVTNLLSHRWGIMQKVSPLAQPQLNPLHDCTSPLLKEAITQMVTEKQTDWDDFLDPVLFLFRTSINPTTKFTPYSLMFNRKANAPNQATLGPLGYDDHEQDMYSVKEKASTYMTIMQEQQNTVKQLVIANMKAAYKEEKKNVKRKAHNSPSMTLKTSEPLFCAGVSPSKKLKEDGLYLSFPVETVLATEQSSSEVIKTELTFHMAESDNH, encoded by the exons ATGTTGAGTGTCGACGTTTTGCAAGTAGCAGAGGAGGAGGTGGTCGAATCCAGCTCGAGTAAACTTGGCGACATTTACACTTTTGTGGCCAAAGGATGCTTCCCACAGTCGATGAATCCATTGAGGAAGAAGAATCTCAAAAGATACGCACAGAAATTCATCATCGACG ATGCCAAGCTTTATTATGTGGGgccaaagaaagaagaaaagagagaagtTGTCATTGAGGCTGAGCGGAAGAGGCAGATTTTTCTGGACTGCCACTTTAATGACATCGGACATCATTTGGgtcagaagaagactgtccacAGAATTCAAAGCAAGTACTACTGGCTGGGCATTATCAAGGATGTGGTGGACTGG ATTAAAGTATGTGAGACATGTCAACATGCAGAGAGGAATAAAAATCTGGCGAGGACAGTCCGACCAATCAAAGTGGATGCACCATGGGATATCGTTGGAATTGACATAATAG GGCCTTTCCCAGAGACTCAGCAATTGAACACGCATGCTACTGTTCTCATTGATTACTTCAGCAAATGGCCTGAGGCATTTCCACTGCAAAAGACGGATGCTGTCTCCATAGCGAGGTGTATTTCCAAATGTATGTCCAG GTTTGGTTCCCCGAAAACAATCGTGTGCACACAGAGCCCAGACTTCTGTAATGAG GTTACAAATCTGTTGAGCCACAGATGGGGCATCATGCAAAAAGTCTCTCCTCTGGCTCAGCCTCAACTCAACCCGCTACACGACTGCACTAGTCCGTTGCTGAAAGAGGCTATTACGCAGATGGTGACAGAAAAGCAGACAGACTGGGATGACTTTCTGGATCCTGTGCTGTTTCTCTTCAGAACATCTATAAACCCGACAACCAAGTTCACGCCTTACTCGCTCATGTTCAACCGGAAAGCTAACGCTCCAAACCAA GCTACACTTGGTCCACTTGGATATGATGATCATGAGCAGGACATGtattctgtcaaagagaaggcTTCCACATACATGACTATAATGCAAGAACAGCAGAACACCGTGAAGCAGTTG GTGATAGCCAACATGAAAGCGGcctacaaagaggagaagaagaatgTAAAAAGAAAGGCACACAACAGCCCCTCAATGACTTTAAAAACATCAGAGCCACTGTTTTGTGCTGGAGTGTCCCCTTCGAAAAAACTGAAAGAAGATGGTTTATATTTATCTTTCCCCGTGGAGACGGTGCTGGCCACCGAGCAAAGTAGCTCTGAAGTTATAAAAACTGAATTAACATTTCACATGGCTGAGTCTGATAATCACTGA
- the zgc:113436 gene encoding gypsy retrotransposon integrase-like protein 1 isoform X4: MWGQRKKKREKLSLRLSGRGRFFWTATLMTSDIIWVRRRLSTEFKIKVCETCQHAERNKNLARTVRPIKVDAPWDIVGIDIIGPFPETQQLNTHATVLIDYFSKWPEAFPLQKTDAVSIARCISKCMSRFGSPKTIVCTQSPDFCNEVTNLLSHRWGIMQKVSPLAQPQLNPLHDCTSPLLKEAITQMVTEKQTDWDDFLDPVLFLFRTSINPTTKFTPYSLMFNRKANAPNQATLGPLGYDDHEQDMYSVKEKASTYMTIMQEQQNTVKQLVIANMKAAYKEEKKNVKRKAHNSPSMTLKTSEPLFCAGVSPSKKLKEDGLYLSFPVETVLATEQSSSEVIKTELTFHMAESDNH, translated from the exons ATGTGGGgccaaagaaagaagaaaagagagaagtTGTCATTGAGGCTGAGCGGAAGAGGCAGATTTTTCTGGACTGCCACTTTAATGACATCGGACATCATTTGGgtcagaagaagactgtccacAGAATTCAAA ATTAAAGTATGTGAGACATGTCAACATGCAGAGAGGAATAAAAATCTGGCGAGGACAGTCCGACCAATCAAAGTGGATGCACCATGGGATATCGTTGGAATTGACATAATAG GGCCTTTCCCAGAGACTCAGCAATTGAACACGCATGCTACTGTTCTCATTGATTACTTCAGCAAATGGCCTGAGGCATTTCCACTGCAAAAGACGGATGCTGTCTCCATAGCGAGGTGTATTTCCAAATGTATGTCCAG GTTTGGTTCCCCGAAAACAATCGTGTGCACACAGAGCCCAGACTTCTGTAATGAG GTTACAAATCTGTTGAGCCACAGATGGGGCATCATGCAAAAAGTCTCTCCTCTGGCTCAGCCTCAACTCAACCCGCTACACGACTGCACTAGTCCGTTGCTGAAAGAGGCTATTACGCAGATGGTGACAGAAAAGCAGACAGACTGGGATGACTTTCTGGATCCTGTGCTGTTTCTCTTCAGAACATCTATAAACCCGACAACCAAGTTCACGCCTTACTCGCTCATGTTCAACCGGAAAGCTAACGCTCCAAACCAA GCTACACTTGGTCCACTTGGATATGATGATCATGAGCAGGACATGtattctgtcaaagagaaggcTTCCACATACATGACTATAATGCAAGAACAGCAGAACACCGTGAAGCAGTTG GTGATAGCCAACATGAAAGCGGcctacaaagaggagaagaagaatgTAAAAAGAAAGGCACACAACAGCCCCTCAATGACTTTAAAAACATCAGAGCCACTGTTTTGTGCTGGAGTGTCCCCTTCGAAAAAACTGAAAGAAGATGGTTTATATTTATCTTTCCCCGTGGAGACGGTGCTGGCCACCGAGCAAAGTAGCTCTGAAGTTATAAAAACTGAATTAACATTTCACATGGCTGAGTCTGATAATCACTGA
- the zgc:113436 gene encoding gypsy retrotransposon integrase-like protein 1 isoform X1: MLSVDVLQVAEEEVVESSSSKLGDIYTFVAKGCFPQSMNPLRKKNLKRYAQKFIIDDAKLYYVGPKKEEKREVVIEAERKRQIFLDCHFNDIGHHLGQKKTVHRIQSKYYWLGIIKDVVDWIKVCETCQHAERNKNLARTVRPIKVDAPWDIVGIDIIGPFPETQQLNTHATVLIDYFSKWPEAFPLQKTDAVSIARCISKCMSRFGSPKTIVCTQSPDFCNECVVDYSWQVTNLLSHRWGIMQKVSPLAQPQLNPLHDCTSPLLKEAITQMVTEKQTDWDDFLDPVLFLFRTSINPTTKFTPYSLMFNRKANAPNQATLGPLGYDDHEQDMYSVKEKASTYMTIMQEQQNTVKQLVIANMKAAYKEEKKNVKRKAHNSPSMTLKTSEPLFCAGVSPSKKLKEDGLYLSFPVETVLATEQSSSEVIKTELTFHMAESDNH, encoded by the exons ATGTTGAGTGTCGACGTTTTGCAAGTAGCAGAGGAGGAGGTGGTCGAATCCAGCTCGAGTAAACTTGGCGACATTTACACTTTTGTGGCCAAAGGATGCTTCCCACAGTCGATGAATCCATTGAGGAAGAAGAATCTCAAAAGATACGCACAGAAATTCATCATCGACG ATGCCAAGCTTTATTATGTGGGgccaaagaaagaagaaaagagagaagtTGTCATTGAGGCTGAGCGGAAGAGGCAGATTTTTCTGGACTGCCACTTTAATGACATCGGACATCATTTGGgtcagaagaagactgtccacAGAATTCAAAGCAAGTACTACTGGCTGGGCATTATCAAGGATGTGGTGGACTGG ATTAAAGTATGTGAGACATGTCAACATGCAGAGAGGAATAAAAATCTGGCGAGGACAGTCCGACCAATCAAAGTGGATGCACCATGGGATATCGTTGGAATTGACATAATAG GGCCTTTCCCAGAGACTCAGCAATTGAACACGCATGCTACTGTTCTCATTGATTACTTCAGCAAATGGCCTGAGGCATTTCCACTGCAAAAGACGGATGCTGTCTCCATAGCGAGGTGTATTTCCAAATGTATGTCCAG GTTTGGTTCCCCGAAAACAATCGTGTGCACACAGAGCCCAGACTTCTGTAATGAG tgtgtTGTGGATTATTCTTGGCAGGTTACAAATCTGTTGAGCCACAGATGGGGCATCATGCAAAAAGTCTCTCCTCTGGCTCAGCCTCAACTCAACCCGCTACACGACTGCACTAGTCCGTTGCTGAAAGAGGCTATTACGCAGATGGTGACAGAAAAGCAGACAGACTGGGATGACTTTCTGGATCCTGTGCTGTTTCTCTTCAGAACATCTATAAACCCGACAACCAAGTTCACGCCTTACTCGCTCATGTTCAACCGGAAAGCTAACGCTCCAAACCAA GCTACACTTGGTCCACTTGGATATGATGATCATGAGCAGGACATGtattctgtcaaagagaaggcTTCCACATACATGACTATAATGCAAGAACAGCAGAACACCGTGAAGCAGTTG GTGATAGCCAACATGAAAGCGGcctacaaagaggagaagaagaatgTAAAAAGAAAGGCACACAACAGCCCCTCAATGACTTTAAAAACATCAGAGCCACTGTTTTGTGCTGGAGTGTCCCCTTCGAAAAAACTGAAAGAAGATGGTTTATATTTATCTTTCCCCGTGGAGACGGTGCTGGCCACCGAGCAAAGTAGCTCTGAAGTTATAAAAACTGAATTAACATTTCACATGGCTGAGTCTGATAATCACTGA
- the ogfod2 gene encoding 2-oxoglutarate and iron-dependent oxygenase domain-containing protein 2 isoform X2 — protein sequence MTEEQFRRDYEALLKRLGCVTEQQFEDVLHKISQEVDRRMCLAASSAERAATIKDTYRPLHPHVYHLEERFLAPEFKHIVKFCQSRNVTSQSLCDLLEKETAARVYRFPVFTKSFCDDLMDELEHFERSAAPKGRPNTMNNYGILLNELCFDEGFVTPLRQQYLHSLTTVLYPDCGGHSLDSHKAFVVKYDINEDLDLSYHFDNAEVTLNVSLGRDFTEGNLYFGDMRQVPLNETECSEIEHRAGEGILHRGQHMHGALPISSGQRWNLIIWMRSSQERNKLCPMCDRRPVLVEGEGFADGFTKQPTLLLGDFCQLT from the exons ATGACGGAAGAGCAGTTCAGACGAGACTATGAAGCC CTCCTGAAGAGGCTTGGCTGCGTTACCGAGCAACAGTTTGAGGATGTCCTTCACAAG ATTTCCCAGGAAGTGGACAGGCGAATGTGTCTTGCTGCATCATCTGCTGAGAGAGCTGCTACCATAAAGGACACATACCGGCCTCTACATCCTCATGTGTACCATCTGGAG GAGAGGTTCCTTGCGCCAGAGTTCAAGCATATAGTTAAATTTTGTCAGAGTCGAAATGTCACATCTCAAAGTCTTTGTGACTTGTTGGAAAAAGAAACAG CTGCCAGGGTCTACCGCTTCCCAGTGTTCACCAAAAGCTTCTGCGACGATCTGATGGACGAGCTGGAGCACTTTGAGCGTTCCGCAGCACCTAAAGGTCGACCCAACACCATGAACAACTATGGG ATTCTTCTAAACGAACTTTGCTTTGATGAAGGCTTTGTCACACCTCTTCGTCAGCAGTACCTACACTCACTCACAACTGTGCTCTACCCAGATTGTGGAGGCCACAGTCTGGATAGTCACAAAGCCTTTGTTGTCAAATACGACATAAACGAAGACCTGGACCTCAGCTACCACTTTGATAACGCGGAGGTCACGCTCAATGTCTCCTTGGGCAGGGACTTCACAGAGGGAAACCTTTACTTTGGTGATATGAGACAG GTGCCTTTAAATGAGACAGAGTGTTCAGAGATTGAACACAGAGCAGGCGAGGGCATTCTTCACCGGGGCCAACACATGCACGGCGCCCTGCCTATCTCCTCGGGTCAGCGTTGGAACCTCATCATCTGGATGAGGTCCTCCCAGGAGCGCAATAAACTTTGCCCGATGTGCGATAGGAGGCCAGTCCTGGTAGAAGGGGAGGGCTTTGCGGATGGATTCACCAAACAACCCACTCTGCTGCTTGGTGACTTCTGTCAACTCACCTGA
- the zgc:113436 gene encoding gypsy retrotransposon integrase-like protein 1 isoform X3 translates to MWGQRKKKREKLSLRLSGRGRFFWTATLMTSDIIWVRRRLSTEFKIKVCETCQHAERNKNLARTVRPIKVDAPWDIVGIDIIGPFPETQQLNTHATVLIDYFSKWPEAFPLQKTDAVSIARCISKCMSRFGSPKTIVCTQSPDFCNECVVDYSWQVTNLLSHRWGIMQKVSPLAQPQLNPLHDCTSPLLKEAITQMVTEKQTDWDDFLDPVLFLFRTSINPTTKFTPYSLMFNRKANAPNQATLGPLGYDDHEQDMYSVKEKASTYMTIMQEQQNTVKQLVIANMKAAYKEEKKNVKRKAHNSPSMTLKTSEPLFCAGVSPSKKLKEDGLYLSFPVETVLATEQSSSEVIKTELTFHMAESDNH, encoded by the exons ATGTGGGgccaaagaaagaagaaaagagagaagtTGTCATTGAGGCTGAGCGGAAGAGGCAGATTTTTCTGGACTGCCACTTTAATGACATCGGACATCATTTGGgtcagaagaagactgtccacAGAATTCAAA ATTAAAGTATGTGAGACATGTCAACATGCAGAGAGGAATAAAAATCTGGCGAGGACAGTCCGACCAATCAAAGTGGATGCACCATGGGATATCGTTGGAATTGACATAATAG GGCCTTTCCCAGAGACTCAGCAATTGAACACGCATGCTACTGTTCTCATTGATTACTTCAGCAAATGGCCTGAGGCATTTCCACTGCAAAAGACGGATGCTGTCTCCATAGCGAGGTGTATTTCCAAATGTATGTCCAG GTTTGGTTCCCCGAAAACAATCGTGTGCACACAGAGCCCAGACTTCTGTAATGAG tgtgtTGTGGATTATTCTTGGCAGGTTACAAATCTGTTGAGCCACAGATGGGGCATCATGCAAAAAGTCTCTCCTCTGGCTCAGCCTCAACTCAACCCGCTACACGACTGCACTAGTCCGTTGCTGAAAGAGGCTATTACGCAGATGGTGACAGAAAAGCAGACAGACTGGGATGACTTTCTGGATCCTGTGCTGTTTCTCTTCAGAACATCTATAAACCCGACAACCAAGTTCACGCCTTACTCGCTCATGTTCAACCGGAAAGCTAACGCTCCAAACCAA GCTACACTTGGTCCACTTGGATATGATGATCATGAGCAGGACATGtattctgtcaaagagaaggcTTCCACATACATGACTATAATGCAAGAACAGCAGAACACCGTGAAGCAGTTG GTGATAGCCAACATGAAAGCGGcctacaaagaggagaagaagaatgTAAAAAGAAAGGCACACAACAGCCCCTCAATGACTTTAAAAACATCAGAGCCACTGTTTTGTGCTGGAGTGTCCCCTTCGAAAAAACTGAAAGAAGATGGTTTATATTTATCTTTCCCCGTGGAGACGGTGCTGGCCACCGAGCAAAGTAGCTCTGAAGTTATAAAAACTGAATTAACATTTCACATGGCTGAGTCTGATAATCACTGA
- the ogfod2 gene encoding 2-oxoglutarate and iron-dependent oxygenase domain-containing protein 2 isoform X1, whose translation MSVAWFVNVFLVTTMTNEGKGNQQFYICSCFRTDNIFLEDYKLHVRFMTEEQFRRDYEALLKRLGCVTEQQFEDVLHKISQEVDRRMCLAASSAERAATIKDTYRPLHPHVYHLEERFLAPEFKHIVKFCQSRNVTSQSLCDLLEKETAARVYRFPVFTKSFCDDLMDELEHFERSAAPKGRPNTMNNYGILLNELCFDEGFVTPLRQQYLHSLTTVLYPDCGGHSLDSHKAFVVKYDINEDLDLSYHFDNAEVTLNVSLGRDFTEGNLYFGDMRQVPLNETECSEIEHRAGEGILHRGQHMHGALPISSGQRWNLIIWMRSSQERNKLCPMCDRRPVLVEGEGFADGFTKQPTLLLGDFCQLT comes from the exons ATGTCAGTTGCGTGGTTTGTCAATGTTTTCTTAGTGACCACGATGACAAATGAAGGAAAAGGAAATCAACAGTTTTATATTTGCAGCTGTTTTAGGACAGACAACATTTTCCTCGAAGACTACAAACTTCATGTTCGCTTTATGACGGAAGAGCAGTTCAGACGAGACTATGAAGCC CTCCTGAAGAGGCTTGGCTGCGTTACCGAGCAACAGTTTGAGGATGTCCTTCACAAG ATTTCCCAGGAAGTGGACAGGCGAATGTGTCTTGCTGCATCATCTGCTGAGAGAGCTGCTACCATAAAGGACACATACCGGCCTCTACATCCTCATGTGTACCATCTGGAG GAGAGGTTCCTTGCGCCAGAGTTCAAGCATATAGTTAAATTTTGTCAGAGTCGAAATGTCACATCTCAAAGTCTTTGTGACTTGTTGGAAAAAGAAACAG CTGCCAGGGTCTACCGCTTCCCAGTGTTCACCAAAAGCTTCTGCGACGATCTGATGGACGAGCTGGAGCACTTTGAGCGTTCCGCAGCACCTAAAGGTCGACCCAACACCATGAACAACTATGGG ATTCTTCTAAACGAACTTTGCTTTGATGAAGGCTTTGTCACACCTCTTCGTCAGCAGTACCTACACTCACTCACAACTGTGCTCTACCCAGATTGTGGAGGCCACAGTCTGGATAGTCACAAAGCCTTTGTTGTCAAATACGACATAAACGAAGACCTGGACCTCAGCTACCACTTTGATAACGCGGAGGTCACGCTCAATGTCTCCTTGGGCAGGGACTTCACAGAGGGAAACCTTTACTTTGGTGATATGAGACAG GTGCCTTTAAATGAGACAGAGTGTTCAGAGATTGAACACAGAGCAGGCGAGGGCATTCTTCACCGGGGCCAACACATGCACGGCGCCCTGCCTATCTCCTCGGGTCAGCGTTGGAACCTCATCATCTGGATGAGGTCCTCCCAGGAGCGCAATAAACTTTGCCCGATGTGCGATAGGAGGCCAGTCCTGGTAGAAGGGGAGGGCTTTGCGGATGGATTCACCAAACAACCCACTCTGCTGCTTGGTGACTTCTGTCAACTCACCTGA